Below is a genomic region from Hypomesus transpacificus isolate Combined female chromosome 1, fHypTra1, whole genome shotgun sequence.
TGCATTTGATGGCTAGTTTGTCTCATAGAGAAAACAGAAATGTTTTTAATCAAACATCTTTTTCAAACGTGCAGTCGACCATCTTCGTAAAATTGTTTATAAGCACTGTAAGTGATTAACAATTTTGTCTTCCAATGATAATATAATTGAAATAAACAGCCTTCAACAGTCTTGAACCAGACTATACAGTGCAGGTTAATTAAATGGTGATAGTGGTTAGTGTTAATTATTTACTGCGGGAGTCGGACAAAGTAGGGTACTGCTGCTCTGGGAATCGGGTATCCTAAAGCCTAATTAATTTCCACCTACCTTTAGATATCCGGAATTCAGGACAGAATGCAGGCATTTGCAACATAGGCAGTGATATTAAAGTTGGACTTGTCATCTTGACCTGGTTAGGTGTTTTGGGTTTCTAATAGCCTATCTCTCTAATAAGGTCAACTGGTTACACTTCTATTCTGTGCCTTCTGTCAACTGACAACCTGAGCAAGCCCGAAGTAGGCGACGTCACGGATAAGTTAACCAATAGGACTCAGCACTACGTAGTCGGTACTTTTCTGATGAAAACTAATGCTCTAACTTATGCTCAGTCTGGTGAGAATTGGTCAAgatcaaataaataataagatAATGAAAAAAACTTCTGTAAGTCAGTTGcgtttaatatatatattttttaaagcacCGTTCTTTACTTTTCGCTGCAGTTTTGCATTGcaattgtgtccttgggcggtGTAGGCTAATGTGCTGCAATGTCGTCTTTGATGTTTTAACCCTTTAAGGCCAAACCATTTATTTTACATCGGCTGAACAATAAAGTTGTAAGCCTATTGTATTAAACGTAATCAAACTCACTTTATGAACTAATGAGTTTTTCACACAACTTGGATATCAGATACATATTATAATGTCATAAAATAGTTTAAAGCCTTACAATCTATATCTTATCGTTAGCTGAGGTCACAGATACAAAATAGCACATGTAGAGCGAGAGGTTCAATCGCGCCAGGCATAACAACTATCAAATCTAGTGAGTTTTTATCTACCCATTTTTGAGTATATGCactatagtttttttttctgtcactttttcttttttacacacAAATTCAAAATTGTTCTTTTTAGAGCAGGGGCCTCCAGCTCTGTTCCTGGCGAGCTACCTGCCAGTTGGTTGTTGCTTGAACCAGTTATTTGACCTGATTCAACACTACGTTACCCTGATCAGCCAGCTAATTATTTGAATCAGGGGTGCTAGATTAGTGTTGGAGTCAATGCACCAACCTCTCAAATTAAAAACCTATTGAGGTATCAATAGGTATTTGAATAGGTTCAACCCTGAAATAATTCTGTTTTATTTTGCCCGGTTTCAATATTTCTTTATAAAAATAATTTGTATTTCTGATCTTAAAGACATTCTGCAACTATTTGTTAAGGTGTACTGTGCTTAAGCTACTAGCAAAATCAAGGAATGTGTGCACATTTCAACATCATAGCATACAAAAAACTCTATAAAACCATTCCTCAACTTGCTGTCAAGGCTTTCTGAAAATGTAGCCGTCTTGAAAGATGGACAATACAATGTCCAAGATCATGGAACACAATCGTTTGGACCCTCCCAAGAACCAAGTGTTACAGGCTGGGGAAATCAACTATGGACGCTGGGGTCATGGTTTTTATTACACAGTTTAATCAACACACAAAGCTCAACGAGCCTCTCGGGTAATTCAATATACAGAGTTTGTGTGAGGAGCATGTGTCCCTCGCACCCAGAGCCCAAGCCAGTCCCACAGCCTTGCAGATGTTAGCCTCTAATTCAACAatagcaaaaaaataaaataaaaaaataaagaacaccaaaaaaataaaacctaGAGTTATAGGGAAAACATAATGAAACACGGGTTAAACTAAGAATGTTTACTTAAATACCTGGTCCAGAAACTCCCGTTTGTAACAaaggtggtgttggtggtgaaAAAAAGGGCGttaagtttgtgtgtgcgtgcgagaggTGAGGCTCTCACACCAGAGAGTAATGTGGTGACAatagaggggatgagaggatcACTTCATGTCCTTTCATTGAATCTGAGAGCAGACCAAAAGGCCATaccatttatttatatttttttaatgcatCTTTCATTTAGAACCTGCTATGATTTTAAAATAATTCCTCGTACAAAACTGCCCTCGACACAATGTGAGGTGGCCTTCCTGAAATCACCTGAACACCTCCAAAAACCAAACAGAGACAGGGATGAGGGGGTGGTGAGAGTACAAACCCCTCTGTCAGGTCCCCATGCCCACCCACCCGGCACCACCCCAAACCCatttcccaccctccctcccagacaaAAGAACAAGACGGTCCCCTAGTCTAACAAATGATAAGGAATGCTTTTAGAGTCATAAACActtggagtgagtgagtgagtgaggatgCAGGTAGGCGGGCCcgtgtgaggagggggaggagcctacCACCCTACAAAGTGATCGAGAGTGGGCGAAGGAGGAGAGtggatgggaggaggaagaggagagagggctatgTTTGCAGTTTGAGAATATGTACACCATGGCAGCCTGGttcaggggaggaggaagggagaaagtaGGGAATTTAATAGGTGCTCTGGTAAAGGGGAGGGGTGGCTCAAAGTAAGCACTCCAATGGAAACCAACAAAGATCTTTCGTTTTCgttgttatttttcttttcttccgaAGCTTCCCCTAACCTTACATGTCGAGGTGGTTTGCGATGACTCTACCCCAACACTACATTGCATACTTTTGTGTCCATTCTCGAGCTATTCTGTTGTACCTGGAagtaaagagaagagggagTCAGTCTTTTTGCTCATTAATAGAGGACATTTGATCACCAAGTCAAAGTTTCTAATGACAAAATCTAGTGTTACCGACAAGGGTTCGAATACACCTGCAAACACTTAAATGTACAACTGATTTACGCTCTTTTGTGTAACAGAGCTGTGACACCTAAGCTCACGCTCATAAGGTAGATCAAACAAACCATAGGTGTCTCAAACAGTTCCCCATCCAGTAATGTATTACAGACATACTACCCACAACTGTCTACTGTCAAAGGGCTGGATGGACCCATGGATGTGAGGTGCTCAGTCCAGCCACTCAGATACTCACTTTTCCCTGTCCGTCTTGTAAATGCGGGCGATCTCAGGTACTAAGGGGTCATCCGGGTTTGGGTCGCACAGCAGAGAGCAGATAGACAGGAGAACTGAGAAAGAGGACCAAGTCTAGTTTTACTAAGGGGGAACCTTCACTCAGAACCACATACAACAAGCTACTTTTAGTACTGGTTCTGAACCGAGGAACAGATTAACCATAGACTATGTAAAGACATATACGATAACTTCTATAAAATATGGTTAGACTCTTTGGTCTGCCAATTTGAGTGAAGAAGCACGATATACATGCACACCAGAGGAAGCACCAGACTTTTTTATTCTAGGAGGGGTGTTCCCCCTTATCGTTGTGTGCCTTCCGTAACTCCCCTTTATGACAGAGGCAGGAGGGAACAGGAGGCTGGGCAACAGTCCAATGCATATAAAAAGGTGCAAGCACAGACAGAGCCAAGGCGAGTGACTAGCTGGAATGAAACACAGATCCATACTTCAGTGCTTTCATAGCCTCTTCCTACCACACATCGTGAATCACTGATTTAAAGCAGTGTGTGGAGATATACCATGGCCTCAACTGCCTTAGTGGTTGGTGTAAATGAGATTGCTACCCAATCTCCGTCATTTTGCATGTTATACGTCAAGGCGCGAGTAGACAATCAAAAGGTGTGATCTACAGCTGTGCGTACCTTTGGAGATGGTGAGAGCAGGAGACCACTGTGATCGCAGGATGTCGAGGCAGATGCTGCCGTTGCTGTTGATATTTGGGTGGTAGATTCTTGTGGTAAACGCGACCTGGCAAGAGAGCGTGAAggtgggggagaaagagaaacagagagagggggggggggggggtgagaacaTTTAACAAAATCAGGAGGGGAAAATTTGGGTCAAATATGGTTGCGTACACAAAAATCATCCTCATTCAATAGTGACAGTGTGCATAAAAAAATTGAAATCTGACAATGTTGCACCATCAACAGAGAGACACATCGGATTGATGAATACACAGCatgttttttctgtttttgaGCATACATGCAGCACATGCACCTGCGTAAGCACATGCAGTCTCACCTTTGGCGGTTTGAAGGGGTAGTCTGTGGGAAAGTGAATGGTCAG
It encodes:
- the ube2d2 gene encoding ubiquitin-conjugating enzyme E2 D2; translated protein: MALKRIHKELNDLARDPPAQCSAGPVGDDMFHWQATIMGPNDSPYQGGVFFLTIHFPTDYPFKPPKVAFTTRIYHPNINSNGSICLDILRSQWSPALTISKVLLSICSLLCDPNPDDPLVPEIARIYKTDREKYNRIAREWTQKYAM